The Roseococcus microcysteis genome contains a region encoding:
- a CDS encoding tripartite tricarboxylate transporter substrate binding protein produces the protein MVQLPRRNLLAAGGGLALAGTAQAQAAWPVRPITFICGFGPGGSADRTARGIAQFLAPELGQPITVVNRPGAGGQVAAAFVRTQPDDGYTMLATAMSPYMQTSIIHTRAPYTLDDFAFVNAQWSDWELIAAKRDIGVDSLAALMASIRDNPGRHSVSVVPSSGGQLNVYILLDALQIPARNLRIVTYDSGAAARAAAAGGQVDFTILGGDGSAGIRELVRPLAVIHDRRVEGWEDVPTVNEALRPLNVEVPILSGSIRGLATRASFRTSHPDRWQKLVSAYEAALAKPEAQAHFRTNRIGADWVGPERTTQIMRQTFEIIERYKDVGR, from the coding sequence ATGGTCCAGCTGCCCCGCCGCAACCTTCTCGCCGCCGGTGGCGGCCTGGCGCTTGCCGGGACGGCCCAGGCGCAGGCCGCCTGGCCCGTCCGTCCCATCACCTTCATCTGCGGCTTCGGTCCCGGCGGCAGCGCGGACCGCACCGCCCGCGGCATCGCGCAGTTCCTGGCGCCGGAGCTGGGCCAGCCCATCACCGTGGTGAACCGGCCGGGTGCCGGCGGGCAGGTGGCGGCGGCCTTCGTGCGCACCCAGCCCGATGACGGCTACACCATGCTGGCCACCGCCATGTCGCCCTACATGCAGACCAGCATCATCCACACCCGCGCGCCCTACACGCTGGACGACTTCGCCTTCGTGAACGCGCAATGGTCGGACTGGGAACTCATCGCCGCCAAGCGCGACATCGGCGTGGACAGCCTGGCGGCGCTGATGGCCTCCATCCGCGACAATCCGGGGCGGCACAGCGTCAGCGTGGTGCCCTCCTCGGGCGGGCAGCTCAATGTCTACATCCTGCTCGATGCCCTGCAGATCCCGGCGCGCAACCTGCGCATCGTCACCTATGACAGCGGGGCGGCGGCGCGCGCGGCGGCGGCGGGCGGACAGGTGGACTTCACCATCCTGGGCGGTGACGGCAGCGCCGGCATCCGCGAACTGGTGCGGCCGCTCGCCGTCATCCATGACCGCCGCGTGGAGGGCTGGGAGGACGTGCCCACGGTGAACGAGGCGCTGCGCCCGTTGAACGTGGAGGTGCCCATCCTCTCCGGCTCCATCCGCGGCCTCGCCACGCGCGCCAGCTTCCGCACCAGCCACCCCGACCGCTGGCAGAAGCTCGTCAGCGCCTACGAGGCCGCGCTGGCCAAGCCCGAGGCCCAGGCGCATTTCCGCACCAACCGCATCGGCGCCGATTGGGTGGGGCCGGAGCGCACCACGCAGATCATGCGCCAGACCTTCGAGATCATCGAGCGCTACAAGGATGTGGGGCGCTGA
- a CDS encoding isocitrate lyase/PEP mutase family protein, with protein MTASPGARLRARLAQGLPTVAPGAYDGLSARLVAEAGFPALYASGGAIARSLGVPDLGLLGMEQVVERVAAMCDAVDIPVIADADTGYGNALNTQRAMQAFERAGVAAIHLEDQQFPKRCGHYEDKSLVSIAEMAGKLRAARDAARDPDFVLIARTDAIAVEGLDGALARAHAYREAGADVIFVEAPTSLEQIERIAREVPGPKLMNMFHGGKTPIVPAEELARMGYGIVIIPSDLQRAAIHAMRATLAAIARDGTSMAMAERMVSFTERERIIGTHHWLERDARYGA; from the coding sequence ATGACCGCATCACCCGGGGCGCGGCTGCGCGCCCGCCTGGCCCAGGGCCTGCCCACCGTGGCGCCGGGCGCCTATGACGGGCTTTCGGCAAGGCTGGTGGCGGAGGCCGGCTTCCCCGCCCTCTACGCCAGCGGCGGCGCCATCGCGCGCAGCCTGGGTGTGCCCGACCTCGGCCTGCTCGGCATGGAGCAGGTGGTGGAGCGCGTGGCCGCGATGTGCGACGCGGTGGACATCCCCGTCATCGCCGATGCCGATACCGGCTATGGCAATGCGCTGAACACCCAGCGCGCAATGCAGGCCTTCGAGCGCGCGGGCGTGGCGGCGATCCATCTCGAGGACCAGCAGTTTCCCAAGCGCTGCGGGCATTACGAGGACAAGTCGCTGGTCTCCATCGCCGAGATGGCGGGCAAGCTGCGCGCCGCCCGCGACGCGGCGCGCGACCCCGATTTCGTGCTGATCGCGCGCACCGATGCCATTGCCGTGGAGGGGCTGGACGGTGCCCTGGCGCGCGCCCACGCCTATCGCGAGGCGGGCGCGGACGTGATCTTCGTCGAGGCCCCGACCAGCCTGGAGCAGATCGAGCGCATCGCGCGCGAGGTGCCGGGCCCCAAGCTCATGAACATGTTCCATGGCGGCAAGACGCCCATCGTGCCGGCGGAGGAGCTGGCGCGCATGGGCTATGGCATCGTCATCATCCCCTCCGACCTGCAGCGCGCCGCCATCCACGCCATGCGCGCGACGCTCGCGGCCATCGCGCGGGACGGCACCAGCATGGCCATGGCCGAGCGCATGGTCTCCTTCACCGAACGCGAGCGCATCATCGGCACGCATCACTGGCTCGAGCGCGACGCGCGCTACGGCGCCTGA
- a CDS encoding DUF2256 domain-containing protein → MTHRKPHLPEKPCAACGRPFAWRKKWARVWDEVRYCSDACREGRHAKARLAQPRRGG, encoded by the coding sequence GTGACCCACCGCAAACCCCATCTGCCTGAGAAGCCCTGCGCCGCTTGCGGCCGGCCCTTCGCCTGGCGGAAGAAGTGGGCGCGGGTGTGGGACGAGGTCCGGTATTGCTCCGATGCGTGCCGCGAGGGGCGCCATGCAAAGGCCCGGCTTGCCCAACCGCGCCGGGGGGGCTAA
- the prpB gene encoding methylisocitrate lyase has product MTWLLGPEPETPAGLRMAELWARPGILRMPGAPHPMGGILAKRAGFEALYISGGATSSLLGLPDLGLVSLEELCFFTRATVRATGLPVLVDADTGFGPPLNVMRTVRELEAAGAGAVQIEDQHQPKKCGHLNDKKLCAPEEMAERIAAARRARRHLRIMARTDAVAQEGIEAAIARAQLYVRAGADAIFPEALAREEDFRRFAAALDVPLLANMTEFGRTPMFTADQFEAWGFRIVIWPATAFRAEAATLTEVYATLARDGSIAAMLPRLQTRAQLYEVLGYSEHEALDGSLVASRLPGLE; this is encoded by the coding sequence ATGACCTGGCTGCTGGGGCCGGAGCCCGAGACGCCCGCGGGGCTGCGCATGGCCGAACTCTGGGCGCGGCCCGGCATCCTGCGCATGCCCGGCGCGCCGCACCCCATGGGCGGCATCCTGGCCAAGCGGGCGGGGTTCGAGGCGCTGTACATCTCGGGCGGCGCCACCTCCTCGCTGCTGGGCCTGCCCGATCTCGGCCTGGTGTCGCTGGAGGAACTCTGCTTCTTCACCCGCGCCACGGTGCGCGCCACGGGCCTGCCCGTGCTGGTGGACGCCGATACGGGTTTCGGCCCGCCGCTCAACGTGATGCGCACGGTGCGGGAGCTGGAGGCGGCGGGCGCGGGCGCCGTGCAGATCGAGGACCAGCACCAGCCCAAGAAATGCGGCCACCTGAATGACAAGAAGCTCTGCGCGCCCGAGGAGATGGCCGAGCGCATCGCCGCCGCCCGCCGCGCCCGCCGGCACCTCCGCATCATGGCGCGCACCGACGCCGTGGCGCAGGAGGGGATCGAGGCCGCCATCGCGCGCGCGCAGCTCTATGTCCGCGCGGGGGCCGATGCGATCTTCCCCGAGGCCCTGGCGCGGGAGGAGGATTTCCGCCGCTTCGCCGCCGCGCTCGACGTGCCGCTGCTGGCCAACATGACGGAGTTCGGCCGCACGCCGATGTTCACCGCCGACCAGTTCGAGGCCTGGGGCTTTCGGATCGTGATCTGGCCCGCCACGGCCTTCCGCGCCGAAGCCGCCACGCTGACGGAGGTCTATGCGACGCTGGCGCGTGACGGCTCCATCGCCGCCATGCTGCCGCGGCTGCAGACGCGCGCGCAGCTCTACGAGGTGCTGGGCTATTCCGAGCATGAGGCGCTGGACGGATCGCTGGTGGCGAGCCGGCTGCCGGGGCTGGAATAG
- a CDS encoding DUF6476 family protein: protein MRALKFLVVAMGVMIVAGTVTLVALIVQRAGGAVTGALPPATLDLPAGARILSVSGAGDRFAVLVEGPAEDRRILLLDARSGRVVGEVRPRP from the coding sequence ATGCGGGCGCTCAAATTCCTGGTGGTGGCGATGGGGGTGATGATCGTCGCCGGCACCGTGACGCTGGTCGCGCTGATCGTCCAGCGGGCGGGCGGGGCGGTGACCGGGGCATTGCCTCCCGCGACGCTGGACCTGCCGGCCGGCGCGCGCATCCTGTCGGTGAGCGGGGCGGGCGACCGCTTCGCCGTCCTGGTCGAGGGGCCGGCCGAAGACAGGCGCATCCTGCTGCTGGATGCGCGCAGTGGCCGCGTGGTGGGTGAGGTGCGCCCCCGCCCGTGA
- a CDS encoding GntR family transcriptional regulator, producing MKPADVPPFPEPPILSTNADGAPLSDLAYRHLAEAIIRGDIPPGAKLSEPDLSRRLGISRGPLREAVRQLEERGLVRRRPRAGVTAVRLSAAEILDLFIAREPLEGMAARLAAERATPADIARLRAILREEEEDPRGTNRRFHAEVARLSGSARILAILESDLYRLIRNWNHGTRIAAGRGARAAEEHRRITDAIADHDGELAELLTRRHIAAARAVMHASLLAGRPHDTREEEA from the coding sequence GTGAAGCCTGCTGATGTCCCGCCTTTTCCTGAGCCGCCCATTCTGTCGACAAATGCCGATGGGGCGCCGCTTTCCGACCTTGCCTATCGCCACCTGGCGGAGGCCATCATCCGCGGCGACATCCCCCCCGGCGCCAAGCTGAGCGAGCCCGATCTCTCCCGCCGCCTCGGCATCAGCCGCGGCCCGCTGCGCGAGGCGGTGCGGCAATTGGAGGAACGCGGCCTGGTGCGCCGCCGCCCGCGCGCGGGGGTGACGGCGGTGCGGCTTTCGGCCGCGGAAATCCTCGACCTTTTCATCGCGCGGGAACCGCTGGAGGGCATGGCCGCGCGGCTCGCCGCCGAACGCGCGACACCGGCCGACATCGCCCGCCTGCGCGCCATCCTGCGCGAGGAGGAGGAGGATCCGCGCGGCACCAACCGGCGCTTCCATGCCGAGGTGGCGCGGCTTTCCGGCAGCGCGCGCATCCTGGCCATCCTGGAGAGCGACCTCTACCGCCTCATCCGCAACTGGAACCACGGCACGCGCATCGCGGCCGGGCGCGGCGCCCGCGCGGCCGAGGAACACCGCCGCATCACCGACGCCATTGCCGACCATGACGGCGAGCTGGCCGAACTGCTCACGCGCCGCCACATCGCGGCCGCGCGCGCCGTCATGCATGCGAGCCTGCTGGCCGGAAGGCCCCATGACACGAGGGAGGAAGAGGCATGA
- a CDS encoding acyl-CoA dehydrogenase family protein — translation MAFELTAEQAEIRAQVLKLCAAFGDDYWLRKESEASFPHEFHAAIAKGGWLGIAMPEEYGGGGLGISEAAVMMQAVAESGACMSGASAIHMNIFGLNPVVVFGNEEQKRRALPPLIAGEDKPCFAVTEPDVGLNTTELKTRAERQGDRYIVRGQKMWISTAQVANKMLLLARTTPLDQVRRKTEGLSLFYTDLDRARVEVRLIEKMGRHAVDSNMLFFDGLEVPEADRIGEEGKGFHYILHGMNPERILIAAEAVGIGRAALGKATRYAKDRRVFGRAIGQNQGIQHPLARCWAHLEAAELMVMKAAALYDAGRECGAESNAAKYLAAEAGFSAAETAVMTHGGMGYAQEYHVERYLRESLIPRIAPVSRELILSHIAERVLGLPKSY, via the coding sequence ATGGCATTCGAACTGACGGCCGAGCAGGCCGAGATCCGCGCGCAGGTTCTCAAGCTCTGCGCCGCTTTCGGCGACGACTACTGGCTCCGCAAGGAGAGCGAGGCGAGCTTCCCCCATGAATTCCACGCCGCCATCGCCAAGGGTGGCTGGCTCGGCATCGCCATGCCGGAGGAATATGGCGGCGGCGGCCTCGGCATCAGCGAGGCCGCGGTGATGATGCAGGCGGTGGCCGAAAGCGGTGCCTGCATGTCCGGCGCCTCCGCCATCCACATGAACATCTTTGGCCTCAACCCCGTCGTGGTCTTCGGCAATGAGGAGCAGAAGCGCCGCGCCCTGCCGCCGTTGATCGCGGGCGAGGACAAGCCCTGCTTCGCCGTCACCGAACCCGATGTCGGCCTCAACACCACCGAGCTCAAGACGCGCGCCGAACGCCAGGGCGACCGCTACATCGTGCGCGGCCAGAAGATGTGGATCAGCACCGCGCAGGTGGCCAACAAGATGCTGCTGCTGGCGCGCACCACCCCGCTCGACCAGGTGCGGCGCAAGACGGAGGGCCTGTCCCTCTTCTACACCGACCTCGACCGCGCGCGCGTCGAGGTGCGCCTCATCGAGAAGATGGGCCGCCACGCGGTGGATTCGAACATGCTCTTCTTCGACGGGCTGGAGGTGCCGGAGGCGGACCGCATCGGCGAGGAAGGCAAGGGTTTCCACTACATCCTGCACGGCATGAACCCCGAGCGCATCCTGATCGCGGCCGAGGCGGTGGGCATCGGCCGCGCGGCCCTGGGCAAGGCGACCCGGTATGCGAAGGACCGCCGCGTCTTCGGCCGCGCCATCGGGCAGAACCAGGGCATCCAGCACCCGCTGGCGCGCTGCTGGGCGCATCTGGAGGCGGCGGAACTCATGGTGATGAAGGCGGCCGCCCTCTATGATGCGGGGCGTGAGTGCGGGGCGGAATCCAACGCCGCGAAATACCTGGCCGCCGAGGCCGGCTTCTCCGCCGCCGAGACCGCGGTGATGACCCATGGCGGCATGGGCTATGCCCAGGAATACCATGTGGAGCGCTATCTGCGCGAAAGCCTGATCCCGCGCATCGCCCCCGTCAGCCGCGAACTCATCCTGAGCCACATCGCCGAGCGCGTGCTGGGCCTGCCCAAATCCTATTGA
- a CDS encoding CaiB/BaiF CoA transferase family protein has product MSGPLDGVRVVDLTTVVVGPIATRTLADQGAEVIKVEAPGGDILRYLAAGSRSPAMSGKFINFNRNKRSIGLDIKQPEGAAALRALLARADVFVTNVRPAGLERAGLDHATLSALNPRLIHCSIQAFGRGGPYFNRPAYDPVIQSLSGVAGAFERSTGEPRFVPMVMTDHIAGLIAAQCIGFALYRRERTGVGEAVEVPMFENMASFVASEHLGAATFEPPLGPAGDERLLSPYYRPLPTKDGFITAHPNDNRQAFAFFAAIGKPELRDDSRFNTPKARSENAAAFFELRAAALREKTTAEWLDILAAADVPAARYNRIEDLLDDPHLSEVGFWEEDDHPTEGRIRRTRIANRFSGGMREETIPAPRLGRDTAEILRELGHDEESIATMMKTGAAFSEEA; this is encoded by the coding sequence ATGAGCGGGCCGCTCGACGGCGTGCGGGTGGTGGACCTGACCACCGTGGTCGTCGGGCCCATCGCCACGCGGACGCTCGCCGATCAGGGCGCCGAGGTGATCAAGGTGGAGGCGCCGGGCGGCGACATCCTGCGCTACCTCGCCGCCGGCAGCCGCTCACCGGCCATGAGCGGCAAGTTCATCAACTTCAACCGCAACAAGCGCAGCATCGGCCTCGACATCAAACAGCCCGAGGGCGCGGCGGCGCTGCGCGCGCTGCTGGCGCGGGCGGATGTCTTCGTGACCAATGTGCGCCCGGCGGGGCTGGAGCGCGCGGGGCTGGACCACGCCACGCTCTCGGCGCTGAACCCGCGGCTGATCCATTGCTCCATCCAGGCCTTCGGCCGCGGCGGGCCCTATTTCAACCGGCCGGCCTATGACCCCGTGATCCAGTCGCTCTCCGGTGTGGCGGGCGCCTTCGAGCGTTCCACGGGCGAGCCGCGCTTCGTGCCCATGGTGATGACCGACCACATCGCGGGCCTGATCGCGGCGCAATGCATCGGCTTCGCGCTGTATCGGCGCGAGCGCACGGGCGTGGGCGAGGCCGTCGAGGTGCCCATGTTCGAGAACATGGCGAGCTTCGTCGCCAGCGAGCATCTGGGCGCGGCGACCTTCGAACCGCCCCTCGGCCCCGCCGGCGATGAGCGGCTGCTCAGCCCCTATTACCGCCCGCTGCCGACGAAGGACGGCTTCATCACCGCCCACCCGAACGACAACCGCCAGGCCTTCGCCTTCTTCGCCGCCATCGGGAAACCGGAGCTTCGGGACGACTCGCGCTTCAACACGCCCAAGGCGCGCAGCGAGAACGCCGCCGCCTTCTTCGAACTGCGCGCGGCGGCGCTGCGCGAGAAGACCACGGCGGAATGGCTGGATATCCTCGCCGCCGCCGACGTGCCCGCCGCGCGCTACAACCGCATCGAGGATTTGCTCGACGACCCGCACCTGTCGGAAGTCGGCTTCTGGGAAGAGGACGACCACCCGACCGAAGGCCGTATCCGCCGCACCCGCATTGCCAACCGCTTCAGCGGCGGCATGCGCGAGGAGACCATCCCCGCCCCGCGCCTCGGCCGCGACACGGCCGAGATCCTGCGCGAACTGGGCCATGACGAGGAGAGCATCGCCACCATGATGAAGACCGGCGCCGCCTTCAGCGAGGAGGCGTGA
- a CDS encoding FAS1-like dehydratase domain-containing protein, with protein sequence MSADDFAARVARVREEWLGRSWTIEDDVTPAVMRRIAAMLDMDPSAFPSGAEVPAHWFSLFCAESARQGEIGADGHPEPGVVLPPIPLPRRMGAGRRVQLQGGFRVGEVLTKRAEVAVIEPKQARTGTICVLTMRHTFTVGDRPVAVDEFDALYREAVAPGAASPVNAGQPAPTDAAWSQVQHLPSTLVFRYSAITWNAHRIHYDADYAREVEGYPALVQNGGLTMQLLLDAAMARTGGRRLASFTARLTRPISVGDTVTLAGGAVAGDAMSAWVADAGGALCAQMELHFA encoded by the coding sequence ATGAGTGCCGATGATTTCGCCGCGCGCGTGGCGCGGGTGCGCGAGGAATGGCTCGGCCGCAGCTGGACCATCGAGGATGACGTCACACCCGCCGTGATGCGCCGCATCGCCGCCATGCTGGACATGGACCCGAGCGCCTTCCCGAGCGGGGCCGAGGTGCCGGCGCATTGGTTCAGCCTCTTCTGCGCCGAGAGCGCGCGGCAGGGCGAGATCGGCGCCGATGGCCACCCTGAGCCTGGCGTGGTGCTGCCGCCCATCCCCCTGCCCCGCCGCATGGGCGCGGGGCGGCGCGTGCAGCTGCAGGGCGGCTTCCGCGTGGGCGAGGTGCTGACCAAGCGCGCCGAGGTGGCCGTGATCGAGCCCAAGCAGGCGCGCACCGGCACCATCTGCGTGCTGACCATGCGCCACACCTTCACCGTGGGCGACCGTCCGGTGGCGGTGGACGAGTTCGACGCGCTCTACCGCGAGGCGGTGGCGCCCGGCGCGGCCTCGCCCGTCAATGCCGGCCAGCCCGCGCCGACCGACGCCGCCTGGAGCCAGGTGCAGCACCTGCCGAGCACGCTGGTGTTCCGCTATTCCGCCATCACCTGGAACGCGCACCGCATCCATTACGACGCGGATTATGCGCGCGAGGTCGAGGGCTATCCCGCCCTGGTGCAAAATGGCGGGCTGACCATGCAGCTGCTGCTGGACGCCGCCATGGCGCGGACGGGCGGGCGGCGGCTCGCTTCCTTCACCGCGCGGCTGACGCGGCCCATCTCGGTGGGCGACACGGTGACGCTCGCGGGTGGCGCGGTGGCGGGCGATGCCATGTCGGCCTGGGTGGCCGATGCCGGGGGCGCCCTCTGCGCGCAGATGGAACTGCACTTCGCATGA
- the crcB gene encoding fluoride efflux transporter CrcB — translation MIGLVLVALGGALGACARFWLSGVIARRLGERFPWGTLVVNVSGAAMIGLLAAAFLHAEGVAEGWRETWLLLVIGILGSYTTVSSFSLQTLALLHAGEGGRAAWNVMGSLGLCLAAALAGHRAGLLLSGG, via the coding sequence ATGATCGGCCTTGTTCTCGTCGCCCTGGGCGGTGCCCTCGGGGCCTGCGCGCGTTTCTGGCTCTCCGGCGTCATCGCCCGCCGCCTGGGCGAGAGGTTTCCCTGGGGCACGCTGGTGGTGAATGTCAGCGGCGCGGCGATGATCGGGCTGCTGGCCGCGGCCTTCCTGCACGCGGAGGGTGTGGCCGAGGGCTGGCGCGAGACCTGGCTGCTGCTCGTGATCGGCATCCTGGGCAGTTACACCACCGTCTCCTCCTTCAGCCTGCAGACGCTGGCCCTGCTGCACGCCGGCGAGGGCGGGCGGGCGGCGTGGAACGTCATGGGCTCGCTCGGCCTGTGCTTGGCGGCGGCCCTGGCCGGTCACCGGGCCGGGCTGCTTCTGTCCGGGGGCTGA
- a CDS encoding HpcH/HpaI aldolase/citrate lyase family protein produces the protein MPAPNWRSLLFVPVTAEKFVARAHTRGADVIILDLEDSIPPNGKEAARAALPAAARQVRGGGVEVCVRINRPLELAIPDIQAAVMPEVTALMLPKAMGPEHVRLLEEVVAAREAALGMPDGHTRLIPVVETAESLPLLPEIARASPRVAAIGVGAEDLCTELEAEPGADALYAFGMQVVAAARAAGVLPMGSVGAFADFSDLEAYRASLRRSRRLGFGCAACIHPSQVAPINEEYGPSPAEVERARRLIAAFDTAIAEGKGAVAFEGQMIDLPVVDRARKVLARAR, from the coding sequence ATGCCCGCCCCCAACTGGCGTTCCCTTCTGTTCGTGCCCGTCACGGCGGAGAAATTCGTGGCGCGCGCCCACACGCGCGGCGCGGATGTGATCATCCTCGATCTCGAGGACAGCATCCCGCCCAACGGCAAGGAGGCAGCCCGCGCCGCCCTGCCGGCCGCCGCGCGCCAGGTGCGCGGCGGCGGCGTCGAGGTCTGCGTGCGGATCAATCGCCCGCTGGAACTGGCCATCCCCGACATCCAGGCCGCCGTGATGCCCGAGGTCACGGCACTGATGCTGCCCAAGGCCATGGGCCCCGAGCATGTCCGGCTGCTGGAAGAGGTGGTGGCGGCGCGCGAGGCCGCGCTGGGAATGCCGGACGGCCACACCCGCCTCATCCCGGTGGTGGAGACGGCGGAATCCCTTCCCCTGCTGCCCGAGATCGCGCGCGCCAGCCCGCGCGTGGCGGCCATCGGCGTCGGCGCCGAGGATCTCTGCACCGAGCTGGAGGCCGAGCCGGGCGCCGATGCGCTCTACGCCTTCGGCATGCAGGTGGTGGCGGCGGCGCGGGCGGCGGGGGTGCTGCCCATGGGCTCGGTCGGCGCCTTCGCGGATTTCTCGGATTTGGAGGCCTATCGCGCCTCGCTGCGGCGGTCGCGCCGGCTGGGTTTCGGCTGCGCGGCCTGCATCCACCCCTCGCAGGTGGCGCCGATCAATGAGGAATACGGCCCCTCGCCGGCCGAGGTGGAACGCGCGCGGCGCCTGATCGCCGCCTTCGACACCGCGATCGCGGAAGGCAAGGGCGCCGTGGCCTTCGAGGGGCAGATGATCGACCTGCCGGTGGTGGACCGCGCGCGGAAGGTGCTGGCGCGCGCGCGATAA
- a CDS encoding tripartite tricarboxylate transporter TctB family protein: MAEGAGRRGLDWGHLALVVLIAGVVGLYLHDAIQASPTTDNLILILPAALLALGLCALIAIGILRGRAARGDDAPLGRAPALMGLFALYIITLPVVGFDVGSAVFVAAALLVEGERRPVQLLVVPAVFAVLATLSFRALVPYPIPTLLL, encoded by the coding sequence ATGGCGGAGGGAGCGGGGCGCCGAGGGCTGGACTGGGGCCATCTGGCCCTGGTCGTGCTCATCGCGGGCGTGGTGGGCCTTTATCTGCATGACGCCATCCAGGCCTCGCCCACCACTGACAACCTCATCCTGATCCTGCCCGCCGCGCTGCTGGCGCTCGGGCTCTGCGCGCTGATCGCCATCGGCATCCTGCGCGGGCGGGCGGCGCGGGGGGATGACGCGCCGCTGGGGCGCGCGCCGGCGCTGATGGGGCTCTTCGCCCTCTACATCATCACCTTGCCGGTCGTGGGCTTCGATGTCGGCAGCGCGGTCTTCGTCGCCGCCGCCCTTCTGGTGGAGGGCGAGCGCCGGCCCGTGCAGCTTCTGGTGGTGCCCGCGGTCTTCGCCGTGCTGGCCACGCTCTCCTTCCGGGCCCTGGTGCCCTACCCCATTCCGACGCTGCTGCTGTGA
- a CDS encoding fluoride efflux transporter FluC produces the protein MAPGPRLYLAIALGGALGSVARHLCALAGIALLGPAFPFATLGVNVAGSFLIGLYAALTGPDGRLFATPAMRHGVMAGFCGGFTTFSVFSLESIRLLEAGQWALALGYVAVSAATWLAGAWLGDRLGQRMNGRPTG, from the coding sequence ATGGCACCGGGGCCCCGTCTCTATCTCGCCATCGCGCTCGGCGGCGCGCTGGGTTCGGTGGCGCGCCATCTCTGCGCCCTGGCCGGGATCGCGCTGCTGGGGCCGGCCTTTCCCTTCGCCACGCTGGGGGTGAACGTGGCGGGCTCCTTCCTGATCGGCCTCTACGCCGCGCTGACCGGGCCCGATGGCCGCCTCTTCGCGACACCCGCCATGCGCCACGGCGTGATGGCGGGGTTCTGCGGCGGCTTCACCACCTTCTCGGTCTTCAGCCTGGAGAGCATCCGGCTGCTCGAAGCCGGGCAATGGGCGCTCGCCCTGGGCTATGTGGCGGTCTCCGCCGCGACATGGCTGGCCGGCGCCTGGCTCGGAGACCGCCTGGGCCAGCGCATGAACGGCCGCCCAACAGGTTGA
- a CDS encoding Bug family tripartite tricarboxylate transporter substrate binding protein — protein sequence MKFHRRSTLALGLAGLSAPGLVRAQGSSGWRPARPVRLIVPAAPGGSNDILARIIAEPASQILGQPVLIENRAGAGSVIGTEAAARAPADGHTVLINSSLATLPAVVANLPYDTMGDFEGVAVAGFSPHLLVVNAAVQARTAEEFLALLRANPGRLNYASAGPGSGPHIGGLVLMARMNVQAETVHYRGGGPGIAALVSGEAHFGTPTMASAIAQVRGGALRALAVLAEERSPALPDVPSAPQAGMPGVIHEEFFPILAPKRTPPAALAALSEAFRQAIHRSAERVNEMTGVAARPGYETSAQVMALVQSGIENYTRLLRAAGVQPT from the coding sequence ATGAAGTTCCATCGTCGCTCCACCCTTGCCCTCGGCCTCGCGGGCCTTTCGGCGCCCGGCCTCGTGCGGGCGCAGGGAAGTTCCGGCTGGCGGCCGGCGCGGCCCGTGCGCCTCATCGTGCCCGCGGCACCTGGCGGGTCCAACGACATCCTGGCCCGCATCATCGCCGAGCCCGCCAGCCAGATCCTGGGCCAGCCCGTCCTCATCGAGAACCGCGCCGGCGCGGGCAGCGTCATCGGCACCGAGGCGGCGGCGCGTGCGCCGGCCGATGGGCATACGGTGCTGATCAACAGCTCCCTCGCCACCCTGCCGGCCGTCGTCGCCAACCTGCCCTATGACACCATGGGCGATTTCGAGGGGGTGGCGGTGGCCGGCTTCTCGCCGCATCTGCTCGTGGTGAATGCCGCCGTGCAGGCGCGCACGGCCGAGGAGTTCCTGGCCCTTCTGCGCGCCAATCCCGGCCGGCTGAACTACGCCTCGGCCGGGCCCGGCAGCGGCCCGCATATCGGCGGCCTGGTGCTGATGGCGCGGATGAACGTGCAGGCCGAGACGGTGCATTACCGCGGCGGCGGCCCCGGCATCGCGGCGCTGGTCTCGGGCGAGGCGCATTTCGGCACGCCGACCATGGCCTCCGCCATCGCCCAGGTGCGCGGCGGCGCCCTGCGCGCCCTGGCGGTGCTGGCGGAGGAACGCAGCCCCGCCCTGCCGGACGTGCCTAGCGCCCCGCAGGCGGGCATGCCCGGCGTGATCCATGAGGAGTTCTTCCCCATCCTGGCGCCGAAGCGCACGCCCCCCGCGGCGCTGGCCGCACTGAGCGAGGCCTTCCGCCAGGCCATCCATCGCAGCGCCGAGCGGGTGAACGAGATGACGGGCGTCGCGGCCCGCCCCGGCTATGAGACCAGCGCGCAGGTGATGGCCCTGGTGCAGTCCGGTATCGAGAACTACACGCGCCTGCTCAGGGCGGCGGGTGTGCAGCCGACGTAA